From the genome of Staphylococcus haemolyticus, one region includes:
- a CDS encoding peptide MFS transporter produces MNTRNYSRREIVESVPQKGFFGHPKGLSTLFFTEFWERFSYYGMKAILAYYLYYSVSKGGFGLPQGTALQIVSLYGALIYMSGTIGGWIADRIIGTRHALFYGGILIMFGHIMLTIPGSLTVVMIALLLLIIGTGLLKPNISTTVGELYDHNDRRLDAAFTIFYMGINLGSFLSPFATGYLQTRLGFHFGFAVAAIGMFIGLVTYFITNKKNLGLAGLSVPNPLRKEEIKRLSIITGIVVVIFAIILLILQFIGKLSLSSFSVIVTIVGIVLPICIFVYMLSSNKTHKEERSRIYSYIPLFITSVAFWMIQEQGSTVLANFADQKTELSLAKLTNGALDFHIPAAWFQSVNPVFIIMLAPVFASLWTKLGRHNPSTVYKFALGAIFAGLSYLVMIIPLNSDAHLIHPIWLVLSFFLITLGELCISPVGLSVTSKLAPAKFSAQMMALWMLSNATAQSLNSQIVVLFKIISEKEFFLYSGLFTLLIGVILVAISPMVKKAMNGVH; encoded by the coding sequence ATGAATACTAGAAATTATTCGAGACGAGAGATTGTTGAGAGTGTACCTCAAAAAGGATTCTTTGGACATCCCAAAGGGTTAAGTACGCTATTCTTTACTGAATTTTGGGAGCGATTCAGTTACTATGGTATGAAAGCGATTCTAGCTTATTATCTGTACTATTCAGTTAGTAAAGGTGGCTTCGGCTTGCCACAGGGAACAGCATTACAAATCGTATCATTATATGGCGCACTCATCTATATGTCTGGTACCATCGGGGGTTGGATAGCAGACAGAATCATTGGTACAAGACATGCATTATTTTATGGCGGCATATTAATTATGTTTGGTCACATCATGTTAACGATACCAGGTAGTTTAACAGTGGTTATGATAGCATTATTACTACTTATTATTGGTACAGGTTTATTGAAACCTAATATTTCAACTACAGTTGGTGAATTATATGACCACAATGATAGACGTTTAGATGCTGCTTTTACTATTTTCTATATGGGTATCAATTTAGGTAGTTTTCTATCACCATTTGCAACAGGTTACTTACAAACAAGATTAGGGTTCCACTTTGGTTTTGCGGTAGCAGCAATAGGGATGTTCATCGGATTAGTCACTTATTTTATTACAAATAAAAAGAATCTAGGATTGGCTGGTTTAAGCGTTCCTAACCCACTTAGAAAAGAAGAAATCAAAAGATTATCAATTATTACCGGCATTGTCGTAGTAATTTTCGCAATTATCCTACTTATCTTGCAATTTATTGGAAAATTGAGTTTATCTAGTTTTAGTGTCATTGTAACGATTGTAGGTATCGTGTTACCAATTTGTATTTTTGTTTATATGTTATCAAGTAATAAGACACACAAAGAAGAGCGTTCTAGAATTTATAGTTACATACCGTTGTTTATTACGTCTGTTGCATTTTGGATGATTCAAGAACAAGGTTCGACCGTTTTGGCTAACTTTGCCGACCAGAAGACAGAACTTAGCTTAGCTAAATTGACTAATGGTGCGTTAGATTTCCACATACCAGCAGCTTGGTTCCAGTCTGTCAATCCAGTATTTATTATTATGTTAGCACCTGTCTTTGCTAGTTTATGGACTAAATTAGGCAGACATAATCCAAGTACAGTATATAAATTTGCATTAGGTGCCATCTTTGCAGGTTTATCATATCTAGTCATGATTATACCTTTGAATAGTGATGCGCATTTGATTCACCCTATATGGTTAGTGTTAAGTTTCTTCTTAATTACATTAGGTGAATTGTGTATCTCACCTGTAGGGTTATCTGTAACATCTAAATTAGCACCTGCAAAGTTCTCTGCACAAATGATGGCATTGTGGATGCTCAGTAACGCCACTGCACAAAGCCTCAATAGCCAAATCGTTGTATTATTTAAGATTATTAGTGAGAAAGAGTTCTTCTTATACTCAGGATTGTTTACACTGCTTATTGGTGTTATCTTAGTAGCTATTTCTCCAATGGTTAAGAAAGCGATGAATGGTGTACATTAA
- a CDS encoding diacylglycerol/lipid kinase family protein yields MGQKFNHGVLFYHEHSGLKDIYEGLGEVTKSLTTMCKHLSIQLSENEGDIIKYSERIKNQEYSSDVDIVFILGGDGTVNELVNGVLANDLNVPIGIIPGGTFNDFTKTLNLNPNFSKASEQLKTSHLESYDVMKVNGTYVLNFVGLGLIVQNAENVQEGRKDIFGKLSYVGSTVKTLMNPEDFDYTLTVDDKELNGNTSMLVVANGPNIGGSRIPLMDLSPQDGNLNSFIFDKQSFTILNDVFKKRDSMDWNEITNGIDHIAGKHITLSTDPVMKVDIDGEISLETPITIEVLPKALQILTFPENAEQ; encoded by the coding sequence ATGGGTCAAAAATTTAATCATGGTGTTCTTTTTTACCATGAACATAGTGGTCTCAAAGATATATATGAAGGTTTAGGAGAAGTAACTAAATCACTTACTACTATGTGCAAACACCTATCAATTCAACTAAGTGAAAATGAAGGCGACATTATTAAGTATTCTGAAAGAATTAAAAATCAAGAATATAGTAGTGATGTTGATATCGTTTTTATTCTAGGTGGCGATGGTACAGTTAATGAATTAGTTAATGGTGTTTTGGCAAATGACCTAAATGTACCTATTGGAATTATTCCTGGAGGTACATTTAATGATTTCACTAAAACATTAAACTTGAACCCTAACTTTAGTAAAGCTAGTGAACAACTTAAAACGTCTCACTTGGAATCATATGATGTTATGAAAGTGAATGGCACTTATGTGCTTAACTTTGTGGGATTAGGACTTATAGTTCAAAACGCGGAAAACGTGCAAGAAGGTCGTAAAGATATCTTCGGTAAATTAAGCTATGTTGGTTCAACTGTTAAAACATTAATGAATCCAGAAGATTTTGATTATACATTAACTGTAGATGATAAAGAACTTAATGGTAATACCTCTATGCTAGTCGTTGCTAACGGTCCTAATATCGGTGGCAGTAGAATACCACTTATGGATTTATCACCTCAAGATGGTAATTTGAATAGTTTTATTTTTGATAAACAAAGTTTTACTATTCTCAATGATGTGTTCAAAAAACGCGATAGTATGGATTGGAATGAAATTACAAACGGAATTGATCACATAGCCGGTAAACATATTACATTATCGACGGATCCAGTTATGAAAGTAGATATTGACGGTGAAATTAGTCTTGAAACGCCAATTACAATTGAAGTTCTACCAAAAGCACTTCAGATTCTAACTTTTCCAGAGAATGCTGAACAATAA
- a CDS encoding ABC transporter permease/substrate-binding protein, with amino-acid sequence MSELFSTLNDRKGEVLTTILEHIQISFIALLIAILIAVPLGIALTKTKRLSEVVMNIAAILQTIPSLALLGLMIPIFGIGRVPAIIALVVYALLPILRNTYTGIKEVDPSLIEAAKGIGMKPMRRLTKVELPIAMPVMMAGIRTAMVLIIGTATLAALIGAGGLGDLILLGIDRNNTSLILIGAIPAALLAIMFDLILRYMEKLSYKKLLITVGAMILIILLVIVVPLFGKKGDTITLAGKLGSEPSIITNMYKILIEDETDDTVDVKDGMGKTSFLFNALKSDDIDGYLEFTGTVLGELTKEDLKSKKEDAVYQQAKQSLEKKYDMTMLKPMKYNNTYALAVKRDFAKENNIKTIGDLQKVEDKIKPGFTMEFNDRSDGYKAVAKAYGLNLSNVKKMEPKLRYTAVEKGDINLIDAYSTDAELKQYNMVVLKDDKHVFPPYQGAPMFKEKFLKQHPEIKKPLNKLEGKISDEEMQEMNYKVTVKNEDPYNVAKHYLEKEGLVK; translated from the coding sequence ATGAGCGAATTATTTAGCACACTCAATGATCGTAAAGGCGAAGTACTTACGACCATCTTAGAACATATCCAAATTTCATTTATTGCACTACTAATCGCAATTTTAATCGCTGTGCCATTAGGGATTGCTTTAACAAAGACGAAGCGGTTATCTGAGGTCGTTATGAATATAGCTGCTATATTACAAACCATTCCATCATTGGCATTATTAGGGTTAATGATTCCAATATTTGGTATTGGTCGCGTGCCAGCAATTATTGCATTAGTTGTGTATGCATTGTTGCCAATTTTGAGAAATACATATACGGGCATTAAAGAAGTTGATCCGTCTCTTATTGAAGCTGCAAAAGGTATTGGCATGAAGCCGATGCGTCGTTTGACTAAAGTAGAATTGCCAATAGCGATGCCAGTGATGATGGCCGGTATTCGTACTGCTATGGTTCTAATTATCGGTACAGCAACTTTAGCCGCATTAATTGGTGCCGGTGGACTAGGAGATTTAATTTTACTAGGTATTGACCGTAACAACACGTCTTTAATCCTTATCGGAGCGATTCCTGCTGCACTACTCGCAATTATGTTTGATTTAATACTACGTTATATGGAGAAATTATCTTATAAAAAGCTACTAATCACTGTAGGTGCAATGATTCTTATTATACTATTAGTCATTGTTGTACCACTTTTCGGTAAAAAAGGTGACACAATTACGCTTGCAGGTAAATTAGGTTCAGAACCTTCAATTATTACGAATATGTACAAAATTTTAATTGAGGATGAAACGGATGATACAGTTGATGTTAAAGATGGTATGGGTAAAACATCATTCCTGTTTAATGCATTAAAATCTGACGACATCGACGGATATTTAGAATTTACAGGGACAGTATTAGGTGAATTAACTAAAGAAGATTTAAAATCTAAAAAAGAAGATGCAGTATATCAACAAGCTAAACAAAGTCTAGAGAAGAAATATGACATGACGATGTTAAAACCTATGAAATATAATAATACGTATGCTTTAGCGGTGAAGAGAGACTTTGCTAAAGAAAATAATATTAAAACAATTGGTGATTTACAAAAGGTTGAAGATAAAATTAAACCAGGGTTCACTATGGAATTTAATGATCGATCTGATGGTTATAAAGCTGTGGCGAAAGCTTATGGTCTCAACTTATCTAATGTTAAAAAAATGGAGCCTAAATTACGCTATACTGCAGTAGAAAAAGGTGACATTAATTTAATTGACGCATATTCAACAGATGCAGAATTAAAACAATATAATATGGTAGTCTTAAAAGATGATAAACACGTATTCCCACCATATCAAGGTGCACCAATGTTTAAAGAAAAATTCTTAAAGCAACATCCAGAAATTAAAAAACCGCTCAACAAATTAGAGGGTAAAATTTCAGATGAAGAGATGCAAGAAATGAATTACAAAGTTACCGTGAAAAATGAAGATCCGTATAATGTTGCGAAACATTATCTTGAAAAAGAAGGTTTAGTAAAATAA
- a CDS encoding S-Cys-Gly-3M3SH uptake peptide MFS transporter (This POT (proton-coupled oligopeptide transporter) family MFS transporter imports the odorless precursor of methyl-3-sulfanylhexan-1-ol (3M3SH), a major component of human body odor.), with protein MATNNSHEQAVQTIPQRGFFGHPSGLGVLFFVEFWERFSYYGMRAMLIFYMYDQIKNGGLGIDQTTAMSIMSVYGALIYMSSIPGAWVADRLFGTRGATLIGAVLIIIGHVCLSLPFAMFGLFASMFFIIIGSGLMKPNISNIVGRLYPENDTRMDAGFVIFYMSVNLGALISPIILQHFLDVKNYHGGFLIAAIGMALGLVWYMIFNKKNLGSVGMNPTNPLSSEEKKKYGLIVGIIVAVIAIVLLVTYFTNTLSFNLISNTVLVLGIALPIIYFTTMIRSKDVTDVERSRVKAFIPLFILGMLFWAIQEQGSNVLNIYGLERSDMKMNLFGWTTDFGEAWFQSINPLFILLFAPIVSAIWLKMGKKQPSLPVKFGLGTLLAGASYILMGLIGMSYGDTHFSVNWVILSYVVCVVGELCLSPTGNSAAVKLAPKAFNAQMMSVWLLTNASAQALNGTLVKLINPLGQTNYFIFLGSVAIVITVIILAFTPKISKAMKGIH; from the coding sequence ATGGCAACAAACAATTCCCATGAACAAGCTGTTCAAACAATACCTCAGCGAGGGTTCTTCGGACACCCTAGTGGTTTAGGAGTACTATTCTTTGTAGAATTTTGGGAAAGATTTAGCTATTACGGCATGCGTGCCATGCTTATTTTCTACATGTATGATCAAATTAAAAATGGTGGTTTAGGAATTGATCAAACGACTGCAATGTCTATCATGTCAGTTTATGGCGCATTAATTTACATGTCTTCAATTCCTGGTGCATGGGTCGCAGATAGACTATTCGGTACTAGAGGGGCAACCTTGATTGGTGCAGTACTCATTATCATCGGACATGTTTGTCTAAGTTTACCATTCGCAATGTTCGGTTTATTCGCATCAATGTTCTTTATTATCATAGGTTCAGGCTTAATGAAACCAAATATTTCAAACATCGTTGGACGATTATATCCTGAGAATGATACTCGTATGGATGCCGGTTTCGTTATATTCTATATGTCAGTTAACCTAGGTGCGCTTATCTCACCTATCATTCTGCAACATTTCCTAGACGTGAAAAACTATCACGGTGGTTTCTTAATTGCAGCGATTGGTATGGCATTAGGTTTAGTATGGTATATGATTTTCAATAAAAAGAATTTAGGTTCTGTTGGTATGAATCCAACCAACCCACTATCTTCTGAAGAAAAGAAAAAATATGGATTAATCGTAGGTATCATTGTAGCAGTCATTGCGATTGTACTATTAGTTACATATTTCACAAACACTTTATCATTCAATCTTATTAGTAATACGGTTCTAGTACTTGGTATAGCTTTACCAATCATTTACTTCACTACTATGATTCGCAGTAAAGATGTTACAGATGTAGAACGTTCTCGTGTTAAAGCATTCATTCCTTTATTTATTTTAGGAATGTTATTCTGGGCAATACAAGAACAAGGATCAAACGTATTAAACATTTATGGTTTAGAACGTTCTGATATGAAAATGAATTTATTCGGTTGGACAACAGATTTCGGTGAAGCATGGTTCCAATCAATTAACCCATTATTTATTCTTTTATTCGCACCAATCGTATCTGCGATTTGGTTGAAAATGGGTAAAAAACAACCAAGCCTTCCAGTAAAATTTGGATTAGGTACGCTATTAGCTGGTGCTTCATACATTTTAATGGGACTTATCGGTATGAGTTATGGTGATACGCACTTCTCAGTAAACTGGGTTATCCTATCATACGTTGTATGTGTGGTTGGTGAATTATGTTTATCACCTACTGGTAACAGTGCGGCTGTTAAATTAGCCCCTAAAGCATTTAATGCTCAAATGATGAGTGTTTGGTTATTAACAAACGCATCTGCACAAGCACTTAATGGTACATTAGTTAAATTAATCAATCCTTTAGGGCAAACGAATTATTTCATCTTCTTAGGAAGCGTTGCTATTGTAATTACAGTAATCATCTTAGCTTTCACTCCTAAAATTTCAAAAGCAATGAAAGGTATTCATTAA
- the hisC gene encoding histidinol-phosphate transaminase, with the protein MKQQLNQLAAYQPGLSPQALKEKHGIEGELYKLASNENLYGPSPKAKQAVQAHLDELFYYPETGSPSLRKAISEHLNVDPSRILFGAGLDEVILMISRAVLTPGDKIVTSEGTFGQYYHNAIVESAEVVQVPLLNGGFDLENIIKEVDEETALVWLCNPNNPTGTYFNHDELESFLERVPSHVPVLIDEAYFEFVTAEDYPDTLKLQERFDNAFLLRTFSKAYGLAGLRVGYVVATNEAIEKWNIIRPPFNVTRISEYAAIAALEDQAYLKDVTAKNAKEREKFFEIPQSKHFLPSQTNFVFVVTEKAQELYEALLKVGCITRPFPTGVRITIGFPEQNDRMIEVLKHFDY; encoded by the coding sequence ATGAAACAACAATTAAATCAATTAGCAGCGTATCAACCAGGATTATCACCACAAGCACTTAAAGAAAAGCACGGTATAGAAGGCGAATTATATAAACTTGCTTCAAATGAAAATTTATATGGTCCTTCTCCAAAAGCAAAGCAAGCAGTTCAAGCACATTTGGATGAGTTATTTTATTATCCTGAGACGGGCTCACCTTCATTACGTAAGGCAATTAGTGAACATTTGAACGTGGATCCTTCTCGAATTCTATTTGGTGCGGGGTTAGACGAAGTTATTTTGATGATTTCAAGAGCAGTGTTAACGCCAGGAGATAAAATTGTCACAAGTGAAGGTACATTTGGACAATATTATCATAATGCTATTGTAGAATCTGCTGAAGTTGTTCAAGTACCACTACTAAATGGTGGGTTTGATTTAGAGAATATTATTAAAGAGGTCGATGAAGAGACTGCTTTAGTGTGGCTATGTAATCCGAATAATCCAACTGGAACCTATTTCAATCACGATGAATTAGAAAGCTTTTTAGAACGCGTACCTAGTCATGTACCTGTATTGATCGATGAAGCTTACTTTGAATTTGTGACAGCAGAAGATTATCCAGATACATTGAAATTGCAAGAACGATTCGATAATGCATTCTTATTGAGAACATTCTCTAAAGCATATGGATTAGCTGGTTTGCGAGTAGGGTATGTTGTAGCTACAAATGAAGCTATTGAAAAGTGGAATATCATTCGACCACCATTCAATGTCACTCGTATTTCAGAATACGCAGCGATTGCAGCATTAGAAGATCAAGCGTATTTGAAAGATGTAACAGCTAAAAATGCTAAAGAACGTGAAAAATTTTTTGAGATACCACAAAGTAAACATTTTTTACCTAGTCAGACGAACTTTGTATTTGTTGTAACTGAAAAAGCACAAGAATTATATGAAGCGTTACTAAAAGTGGGTTGTATCACACGTCCGTTTCCAACTGGCGTTCGTATTACAATCGGATTCCCAGAACAAAATGACAGAATGATTGAAGTATTAAAACATTTTGATTATTAA
- a CDS encoding 5' nucleotidase, NT5C type codes for MSRKSIAIDMDEVLADTLGAIIEAVNVKTELGITVESLNGQKLKNVIPEHDGLVRDILRAPGFFRNLTVMPHAQEVVKKLTEQYDVYIATAAMDVPTSFHDKYEWLLEFFPFLDPQQFVFCGRKNVVKTDYLIDDNPRQLQIFEGEPIIFTASHNVSEERFKRVNGWKDVEAFFLGE; via the coding sequence ATGTCTAGAAAATCTATAGCAATAGATATGGATGAAGTATTAGCAGACACGTTAGGTGCAATTATTGAAGCGGTTAACGTAAAAACGGAATTAGGAATTACAGTTGAGTCTTTAAATGGACAAAAGCTTAAAAATGTAATACCAGAGCATGATGGTTTAGTTCGTGATATTTTAAGAGCGCCAGGCTTCTTTAGAAATTTAACTGTTATGCCTCATGCACAAGAAGTCGTTAAGAAATTGACTGAGCAATATGATGTTTACATTGCTACTGCAGCTATGGATGTTCCTACTTCATTTCATGATAAATATGAGTGGTTACTTGAATTCTTTCCATTTTTAGATCCACAGCAATTTGTCTTCTGTGGTCGTAAAAATGTAGTGAAAACAGATTACTTAATAGATGATAATCCTCGTCAATTACAAATATTTGAAGGTGAACCAATCATTTTTACTGCGTCTCACAATGTAAGTGAAGAACGTTTTAAACGTGTTAACGGTTGGAAAGATGTAGAAGCATTCTTTCTAGGAGAGTAA